In the Caballeronia sp. LZ062 genome, one interval contains:
- the ligA gene encoding NAD-dependent DNA ligase LigA, whose translation MSAKTKAESAATAKSLAPVPSADRPEERAAWLRTELERANYAYYVLDQPDLPDAEYDTLFKELQGIEAAHPELVTPDSPTQRVGGQVAEGFAPVVHDVPMLSLNNGFADEDIAAFDKRVSDALGYAPVQYACELKFDGLAISLRYDDGRFVQASTRGDGATGEDVTANVRTIRSIPLTLKGAHVPKRLDVRGEVLMFKRDFERLNARQRDAGQREFANPRNAAAGSLRQLDPKMTAQRPLSFFAYGIGVLDGADMPDTHAALLDWYHEMGLPVNAERGVVEGAEGLLGFFRKTGEKREKLPYDIDGVVYKVNRRDEQEKLGFVSRAPRFALAHKFPAQEALTQLVAIDVQVGRTGAITPVARLSPVFVGGATVTNATLHNEDEVRRKDIRIGDTVTVRRAGDVIPEVVGAILERRPADAREFVMPTECPVCGSKIERLPDEAVARCTGGLFCPAQRKQALWHFAQRRALDIDGLGEKIIDQLVEQNLVRTPADLFSLGFSTLAALDRFADKSAQNLLDSLEKARRTTLPRFIYALGIRHVGESTAKDLAKHFGSLDPIMAASVEELLEVNDVGPVVAEAIHNFFSEAHNQHVIEQLRAKVSWPEGPPAPKAPQGVLAGKTVVLTGTLPTLSREEAKEMLEAAGAKVAGSVSKKTDYVVAGAEAGSKLAKAEELGVPVVDEDGMKKLLEGVTP comes from the coding sequence ATGTCCGCAAAAACGAAAGCCGAATCCGCCGCCACCGCCAAGTCGCTCGCGCCCGTGCCAAGCGCCGACCGGCCGGAGGAACGCGCCGCATGGCTGCGCACGGAACTCGAACGCGCGAACTACGCGTACTACGTGCTCGACCAGCCGGATTTGCCCGACGCCGAATACGACACGCTGTTCAAGGAGTTGCAGGGAATCGAAGCTGCGCATCCCGAACTGGTCACGCCGGATTCGCCGACGCAGCGCGTGGGCGGGCAGGTTGCCGAAGGCTTTGCGCCGGTCGTCCATGACGTGCCGATGCTTTCGCTCAACAACGGCTTCGCGGACGAAGACATTGCGGCGTTCGACAAACGCGTGTCCGACGCGCTCGGCTATGCGCCTGTGCAGTACGCGTGCGAGCTCAAGTTCGACGGCCTGGCGATCTCGCTGCGCTACGACGACGGCCGCTTCGTGCAGGCCTCGACTCGCGGCGACGGCGCCACCGGCGAGGACGTGACGGCCAACGTGCGGACCATCCGCTCGATTCCGCTCACGCTCAAAGGCGCGCATGTGCCCAAGCGTCTCGACGTGCGCGGCGAAGTGCTCATGTTCAAGCGCGACTTCGAGCGGCTGAACGCGCGCCAGCGCGACGCCGGCCAGCGAGAATTCGCGAATCCGCGCAACGCCGCGGCGGGCAGCCTGCGGCAGCTCGATCCGAAAATGACGGCGCAGCGGCCGTTGTCGTTCTTTGCCTACGGCATCGGCGTGCTGGACGGCGCAGATATGCCCGACACGCACGCGGCGCTGCTCGACTGGTATCACGAAATGGGCCTGCCGGTGAACGCGGAGCGCGGTGTGGTCGAAGGCGCGGAGGGTTTGCTCGGGTTCTTTCGGAAGACGGGCGAGAAGCGTGAGAAGCTGCCGTACGACATCGACGGCGTCGTCTACAAGGTCAACCGGCGCGACGAGCAGGAGAAGCTCGGCTTCGTTTCCCGTGCGCCGCGGTTCGCACTGGCGCACAAGTTTCCGGCGCAGGAGGCGCTGACGCAACTCGTGGCCATCGACGTGCAGGTCGGCAGAACGGGCGCGATCACGCCGGTTGCGCGGCTCTCGCCGGTGTTCGTCGGCGGCGCGACGGTGACCAACGCGACGCTGCATAACGAAGACGAAGTGCGCCGCAAGGACATTCGCATCGGCGATACGGTGACCGTGCGCCGCGCGGGCGACGTGATTCCCGAAGTCGTCGGCGCGATCCTGGAACGGCGTCCTGCCGACGCCCGCGAGTTCGTCATGCCGACGGAGTGCCCCGTGTGCGGCTCGAAGATCGAGCGGCTGCCGGATGAGGCCGTGGCCCGCTGCACAGGCGGGCTCTTTTGCCCGGCGCAACGCAAACAGGCGCTGTGGCACTTTGCGCAACGCCGCGCACTCGACATCGACGGTCTCGGTGAGAAGATCATCGACCAGTTGGTGGAGCAGAATCTCGTGCGCACGCCCGCCGATCTGTTTAGCCTCGGCTTCTCGACGCTTGCGGCGCTCGACCGCTTCGCCGACAAATCAGCGCAGAACCTGCTGGATTCGCTCGAGAAGGCGCGTCGTACGACGCTGCCGCGTTTCATCTATGCGCTCGGCATCCGTCACGTTGGGGAATCCACCGCCAAAGATCTCGCGAAGCATTTCGGCTCGCTCGACCCGATCATGGCGGCATCCGTCGAAGAACTGCTGGAAGTCAACGACGTCGGACCGGTCGTCGCCGAGGCTATTCACAACTTCTTCAGCGAAGCGCACAACCAGCACGTGATCGAGCAGTTGCGGGCGAAGGTGTCGTGGCCTGAAGGGCCGCCTGCGCCGAAAGCGCCGCAGGGCGTGCTGGCCGGCAAGACCGTGGTGCTGACGGGAACGTTGCCGACGCTCTCGCGCGAGGAAGCGAAAGAAATGCTGGAGGCGGCTGGCGCGAAAGTGGCCGGTTCCGTCTCGAAAAAGACCGACTACGTGGTGGCGGGCGCCGAAGCGGGCAGCAAACTCGCAAAGGCGGAGGAACTCGGGGTTCCCGTCGTCGACGAAGACGGCATGAAGAAGCTTTTGGAAGGAGTCACGCCATGA
- a CDS encoding cell division protein ZipA C-terminal FtsZ-binding domain-containing protein, which translates to MDELTLGLIGAGAVVVGGVVVYNAWQSAKVRRRMPRPMPDEAADALARQETDEEQPFIEPVRPARREPVAEDAQQDARVEPSFGGVPVSTEAAAVTPAVAPADTPVDLQAEATSANGVAEEPALIEEDERSEPVMPAATTISSAPPAVVDRRIDCVVPIRLAAPVPGDRVIPLAQRLRRAGTKPVTIEGKAEGESTWELLRHGVRYEELRAAAQLANRSGPLNELEFSEFVTGVQRLADAIDGAPEFPDMMETVGMARELDGFAAQCDAQLSINILSDGAPWSANYVQAVASQDGLLLSRDGTRFVKLDAKQNPVFMLQFGDTNFLRDDLTYKGGQMITLVLDVPVADEDILPFRLMCDYAKSLSERIGARVVDDQRRPLPESALLAIEKQLMTLYAKLEQAGMPAGSAATRRLFSQ; encoded by the coding sequence ATGGACGAGTTGACACTCGGATTGATCGGAGCGGGAGCGGTGGTGGTCGGCGGCGTGGTGGTGTACAACGCGTGGCAGAGCGCGAAAGTGCGGCGCAGGATGCCGCGCCCGATGCCCGACGAGGCCGCCGACGCGCTCGCGCGCCAGGAAACCGACGAGGAGCAGCCGTTCATCGAGCCGGTGCGCCCCGCGCGGCGCGAGCCGGTCGCGGAAGATGCGCAGCAGGACGCGCGCGTCGAACCGAGTTTCGGCGGCGTCCCTGTATCGACCGAGGCTGCGGCGGTCACGCCTGCCGTCGCGCCGGCGGACACGCCTGTCGATTTGCAGGCGGAAGCGACGTCCGCTAACGGCGTGGCCGAAGAACCCGCGCTCATCGAGGAAGACGAACGCAGTGAGCCGGTCATGCCCGCTGCCACGACCATTTCTTCGGCGCCGCCGGCTGTCGTCGACCGGCGCATCGACTGCGTGGTGCCGATTCGGCTCGCGGCTCCGGTGCCCGGCGATCGCGTGATTCCGCTCGCGCAGCGGCTGCGTCGCGCCGGCACGAAACCCGTGACCATCGAAGGCAAGGCGGAAGGCGAGAGCACGTGGGAACTGTTGCGCCACGGCGTGCGCTACGAGGAACTGCGCGCGGCGGCGCAACTTGCGAACCGCAGCGGTCCGCTGAACGAACTGGAATTCTCGGAATTCGTGACGGGCGTGCAGCGTCTGGCGGACGCCATCGACGGCGCACCCGAATTCCCCGACATGATGGAAACCGTGGGCATGGCGCGCGAGCTGGACGGTTTCGCCGCGCAGTGCGATGCGCAACTGTCCATCAACATTCTCTCCGACGGCGCGCCGTGGTCCGCCAACTACGTGCAGGCGGTGGCCTCGCAGGACGGCTTGCTGCTCTCGCGCGACGGCACGCGCTTTGTCAAGCTGGACGCGAAGCAGAACCCGGTGTTCATGCTCCAGTTCGGCGACACGAATTTCCTGCGCGACGACCTCACGTATAAAGGCGGCCAGATGATCACGCTGGTGCTGGACGTGCCCGTCGCCGATGAAGACATCCTGCCGTTCCGCCTGATGTGCGATTACGCGAAGTCGCTGTCGGAGCGCATCGGGGCGCGCGTGGTCGACGATCAGCGCCGGCCGCTGCCGGAATCGGCACTGCTCGCCATCGAGAAGCAATTGATGACGCTCTACGCGAAGCTGGAGCAGGCAGGTATGCCGGCCGGCTCGGCTGCCACGCGAAGGCTGTTCAGCCAGTAA